A stretch of Solea senegalensis isolate Sse05_10M linkage group LG10, IFAPA_SoseM_1, whole genome shotgun sequence DNA encodes these proteins:
- the LOC122776408 gene encoding fibulin-7-like, whose amino-acid sequence MKATAITMLMLTLHHMCFSSAQECPSTHDLMTSLRQVEKMLAVHEASYQQGLRSLRKKLTALHNSTVAMFKIDKNAVSCPKPEPPAHGRRLGRVFGVGHEVHFLCKPGYELIGPRTRVCLESLRWSGQQPMCRRESGFNSTGNSLASFSPAARSSLSSSFPVSAALSGSSSVLSPPATSSASPLTSSSSSSVLPTSSSLSASVRPSHCTHFLGSTRCTCDVGFTISGRDNNICTDINECRLFPLGQPGRLCVHQCVNSPGSFHCFCPDGYDLATDGRSCTDIDECETRMHNCTADQVCVNTYGGFQCAAVTCPHMKNATYIKTSPMRCERNPCMLGDKACTQAPNSISFHFLSVVSNMSAPRVLFRVSAARVLGDTLRFGLAGGRGRGHFSVQRSGRQTGTLLLVTPIKGPAALEAEVEMSELEHNALLGRYLTKVTLFVSPYEF is encoded by the exons ATGAAGGCCACTGCAATCACCATGCTGATGCTGACTCTTCATCACATGTGCTTTTCCTCTGCTCAG GAGTGTCCGTCCACTCACGACCTGATGACCTCACTGCGACAGGTGGAGAAGATGCTGGCCGTCCATGAAGCGTCGTACCAACAGGGCCTTCGCTCCCTCAGGAAGAAGCTCACTGCTCTGCACAACAGCACCGTGGCCATGTTTAAGATTGACAAGAATGCCG TGTCCTGCCCCAAACCAGAGCCTCCTGCTCACGGCCGCAGACTGGGCAGGGTGTTCGGTGTTGGACATGAAGTCCACTTCCTGTGCAAACCCGGTTACGAGCTGATTGGTCCACGAACCCGAGTGTGTCTGGAGTCTCTGAGGTGGAGCGGCCAGCAGCCCATGTGCAGACGCGAGTCAG GCTTCAACAGCACAGGAAACTCCCTGGCCTCCTTCTCTCCTGCTGCTCGCTCCTCGCTGTCCTCATCCTTCCccgtctctgctgctctgtcggGATCCTCCTCTGTCTTATCTCCCCCGGCAACATCCTCAgcctctcctctcacctcctcctcctcctcctcagtcttgCCCACATCCTCCTCCCTCTCAGCCTCTGTGCGGCCTTCTCACTGCACCCACTTCCTGGGCTCCACACGCTGCACGTGTGACGTGGGTTTCACCATATCGGGGCGTGACAACAACATCTGCACAG ATATCAACGAGTGTCGCCTGTTTCCACTCGGTCAGCCCGGTCGCCTCTGTGTCCATCAGTGCGTCAACTCTCCCGGCAGCTTCCACTGCTTCTGTCCAGATGGGTACGATCTCGCCACAGACGGACGCAGCTgcacag ACATTGATGAGTGTGAAACCAGGATGCACAACTGCACAGCAGACcaggtgtgtgtgaacacatacGGGGGTTTCCAGTGTGCGGCGGTGACGTGTCCTCACATGAAAAACGCCACATATATAAAGACGTCCCCAAT GCGCTGTGAGAGGAACCCGTGCATGCTGGGAGACAAGGCCTGCACTCAGGCACCAAATTCAATCtccttccacttcctgtctgtggtgTCCAACATGTCCGCCCCTCGGGTCCTCTTCCGAGTGTCAGCGGCCCGTGTGCTGGGCGACACACTGCGTTTTGGTCTGGCGGGCGGCCGTGGACGGGGCCACTTCAGCGTGCAGCGCTCGGGCCGACAGACCGGCACGCTCCTCCTGGTGACGCCCATCAAAGGTCCCGCTGCTCTGGAGGCCGAGGTGGAGATGAGCGAGCTGGAGCACAACGCCCTGCTGGGCCGCTACCTCACGAAGGTCACCCTGTTCGTCTCTCCATATGAGTTTTAA
- the glg1a gene encoding Golgi apparatus protein 1, translating to MADCIRVPLLLLWMCILSSVHSTRADNNNVAKFTGNADNPQNPAAGLGPAVVNPGAAERNLGAGASLSRRRTAGWKLAEEAVCREDLTRLCPKHSWNNNLAVLECLQDKKEETEIATECNHLLWNYKLNLTTDPKFESVAVEVCKTTISEIKECASEEPGKGYLVSCLVDHRTNISDYQCNQYITKMTSIVFSDYRLICGFMDKCRDDINVLRCGSISTGEKDIHSQGEVIACLEKGLVREAEEQPGAHAIKEDCKKSIMRVAELSSDDFHLDRYLYFACREDRERFCESILAGEGRVYKCLYNHKFEEAMSERCREALTTRQKLIAQDYKVSYSLAKSCKSDLRKYHCSVDTSMPRAREARLSYLLLCLESAVHRGRVVSGECQGEMMDYRRMLMEDFSLSPEIVLHCRTEIESHCSGLHRKGRTLHCLMRVGRGDMGGIDPNCQRALQTLIQEADPGADYRIDRALNEACESVIQTACKHIRNGDPMILSCLMEHLYTEKMVEDCEHRLLELQYFIARDWKLDPILYKKCQGDAARLCHTHGWNETSEMMPPGAIFSCLYRHAYRSVEQGRRLSRDCKVEVQRILHQRALDVKLDPELQRRCLTDLGKWCSEKTEAGQELECLQDHLEDLVSDCRDVVGNLTELESEDIQIEALLMRACEPVIQAYCHEVADNQIDSGDLMECLVQNKHQKEMNEKCAVGVTHFQLIQIKDFRFSYKFKTACKEDVLKLCPNIKKKVDVVICLSTTVRNDTLQEAKEHRVSVKCRKQLRVEEVEMSEDIRLEPELYDSCKQDITRLCPNVPFGNAQVIECLKENKRQLSSRCHQRVFKLQEVEMVDPELDYQLMRVCKHMIRRFCTESEGKNILQCLKQNKNSEMMDPKCKQMITKRQITQNTDFRLNPVLRKACKADIPKFCQSVLNKATPDSELEGQVISCLKLKYADQRLSSDCEDQIRVILQESALDYRLDLQLQIHCTQEISQLCPEEAAAQEQTGQVEECLKVNLLKIKQEGCKKEVLNLLKESKADIFVDPVLHTACALDIKHHCAAIPPGRGRQMSCLMEALQDKRIRLQPECKKRLQDRIDMWSYAAKVAPAEGFSDLAMQVMTSPSKNYILTVIAGGVALLFLMGLLCGRFTKRVTQELKDR from the exons GAAACCGAGATTGCTACTGAATGCAACCAT CTGCTGTGGAACTACAAGCTGAATCTGACCACCGACCCCAAGTTTGAGTCTGTAGCTGTGGAGGTCTGCAAGACAACCATCTCTGAG ATTAAAGAATGTGCATCTGAGGAGCCGGGCAAGGGCTACCTGGTGTCTTGCCTGGTGGATCACCGCACCAACATCAGTGATTACCAGTGTAACCAGTACATCACCAAAATGACCTCCATCGTCTTCAGTGACTACCGACTCATTTGTGGCTTCATGGACAAATGTCGCGATGACATCAATGTGTTGCGCTGCGGCAGCATCAGCACGGGAGAAAAG GACATCCATTCACAGGGCGAAGTGATTGCCTGTCTGGAGAAAGGTTTGGTGCGGGAGGCCGAGGAACAGCCGGGAGCACACGCCATCAAGGAAGACTGCAAGAAGTCCATCATGAGAGTGGCTGAACTCTCTTCAGATGACTTCCACCTGGACCGCTACCTCTACTTCGCTTGTCGTGAGGACcgtgaacgattctgtgaaagT atACTGGCAGGGGAAGGACGAGTTTACAAATGTCTCTATAATCACAAGTTTGAAGAGGCGATGTCTGAGAGG TGTCGTGAGGCCTTGACCACTAGGCAGAAGCTGATCGCTCAGGACTACAAGGTGAGCTACTCACTTGCTAAATCCTGCAAGTCCGACCTGAGGAAGTACCACTGCAGCGTGGACACCAGCATGCCCAGAGCCCGAGAAGCTCGTCTGTCTTACCTGCTGCTCTGTCTGGAGTCTGCTGTGCATCGAG gtcGAGTGGTGAGTGGCGAGTGTCAGGGCGAGATGATGGATTACCGACGGATGCTAATGGAGGATTTTTCTCTGAGTCCCGAGATCGTGCTGCACTGTCGCACTGAGATCGAGAGTCACTGCTCTGGTCTTCACCGCAAAGGGCGGACACTGCACTGCTTGATGAGGGTCGGCCGAGGGGACATGGGTGGAATCGACCCCAACTGTCAGAGGGCG CTCCAGACTCTGATCCAGGAAGCTGATCCTGGAGCAGACTACCGCATTGATCGAGCTCTAAACGAGGCATGCGAGTCCGTCATCCAGACTGCCTGCAAACATATTCGCAATGGAGATCCCAT GATCCTGTCCTGTCTGATGGAACATCTGTACACAGAGAAGATGGTGGAAGACTGTGAACACAGACTGTTAGAGCTGCAGTACTTTATTGCTCGAGACTGGAA GCTGGATCCCATCTTGTATAAGAAATGTCAGGGTGATGCAGCTCGGCTTTGCCATACACACGGTTGGAACGAGACAAGTGAGATGATGCCGCCTGGTGCCATCTTCTCCTGCCTGTATCGCCATGCTTACCGCTCTGTGGAGCAGGGACGTAGG CTCTCCAGGGATTGTAAGGTGGAGGTGCAGAGGATTCTCCACCAGAGGGCACTGGATGTAAAACTGGACCCTGAGCTGCAGCGGCGTTGTTTGACTGACCTGGGGAAGTGGTGCAGCGAGAAGACAGAGGCTGGTCAGGAGCTGGAGTGTCTGCAGGACCACCTTGAAGACCTGGTGTCTGACTGCAGAGATGTGGTGGGAAACCTGACAGAGCTGGAGTCAGAG GATATTCAGATTGAGGCGCTGCTTATGAGAGCCTGTGAACCTGTCATCCAGGCATACTGCCAT GAGGTTGCTGATAATCAGATAGACTCTGGTGATCTGATGGAGTGTTTGGTTCAGAACAAACACCAGAAGGAGATGAATGAGAAGTGTGCGGTCGGAGTGACACACTTCCAGCTG ATTCAAATCAAAGATTTCCGTTTCTCCTATAAGTTCAAAACCGCCTGCAAGGAAGACGTTCTTAAACTGTGTCCCAACATCAAGAAGAA GGTGGATGTCGTGATTTGTCTCAGCACCACAGTGAGAAACGACACACTACAGGAAGCCAAGGAACACCGAGTGTCTGTCAAATGCCGTAAACAGCTGCGAGTGGAGGAGGTAGAGATG TCAGAGGACATCCGCCTGGAGCCGGAGCTGTACGACTCCTGTAAGCAAGACATCACCAGATTGTGTCCGAACGTGCCATTTGGCAATGCCCAG GTTATTGAGTGTCTGAAGGAAAACAAGCGTCAGTTAAGTTCCCGCTGCCACCAGCGGGTCTTTAAGCTGCAGGAGGTGGAGATGGTTGATCCTGAACTGGACTACCAGCTGATGAGAGTCTGCAAGCACATGATCAGG cgGTTTTGTACAGAGTCGGAGGGAAAGAACATTCTTCAGTGTCTAAAACAGAACAAGAACAGTGAAATGATGGATCCCAAATGCAAACAGATGATCACAAAAAGACAGATCACCCAGAACACAG ACTTCAGGTTGAACCCAGTGCTGAGGAAAGCCTGTAAAGCAGACATCCCAAAGTTCTGTCAGTCAGTCCTGAACAAGGCAACACCAGACAGTGAGCTGGAGGGTCAGGTCATCTCCTGCCTCAAGCTCAAATATGCAGACCAG CGTTTGTCGTCAGATTGTGAGGATCAGATCAGGGTCATTCTGCAGGAGTCGGCGTTGGACTACAGACTTGACCTTCAGCTGCAGATCCATTGCACACAGGAG ATCTCTCAGCTGTGTccagaggaggcagcagctcaGGAGCAGACGGGGCAGGTGGAGGAGTGTCTGAAGGTCAACCTGCTGAAGATCAAACAGGAGGGATGTAAGAAG GAGGTGTTGAACCTGCTTAAGGAAAGTAAAGCGGACATTTTTGTTGACCCTGTCCTACACACAGCCTGCGCTCTGGACATCAAGCACCATTGTGCTGCCATACCACCTGGCAGGGGGCGCC AGATGTCGTGTCTCATGGAGGCGCTGCAGGACAAACGCATTCGTCTGCAACCTGAGTGCAAGAAGAGACTTCAGGATCGCATCGACATGTGGAGCTATGCTGCCAAG GTTGCTCCTGCTGAGGGTTTCTCAGACTTGGCCATGCAAGTGATGACATCACCCTCCAAGAACTACATCCTGACTGTGATTGCTGGAGGTGTAGCCCTGCTCTTCCTAATGGGTCTGCTCTGCGGACGATTCACTAAGCGTGTCACTCAAGAGCTGAAGGACAGGTAG